In Brachyhypopomus gauderio isolate BG-103 unplaced genomic scaffold, BGAUD_0.2 sc97, whole genome shotgun sequence, the following are encoded in one genomic region:
- the LOC143496604 gene encoding uncharacterized protein LOC143496604 isoform X1 — translation MAESGEPAIYKWTDEDTRDLILWRVANAALFTGKRNAAVRGFEAFFLEKKLPKAISPLYVKKKWENLKQKYKLCLREAAKLLRFADTTITSLISGGDESAYSREIEKLIQALVGQCHQPLEHLGL, via the exons ATGGCGGAAAGCGGCGAGCCAGCAATTTACAAGT GGACCGATGAAGACACCAGGGACCTTATCCTGTGGAGGGTGGCCAATGCGGCCCTCTTCACCGGTAAAAGGAATGCAGCTGTACGAGGTTTTGA AGCCTTCTTCTTGGAGAAAAAATTGCCAAAGGCAATCTCtccactttatgtaaaaaaaaagtgggaGAACCTTAAGCAAAAATATAAG CTGTGCCTCCGTGAAGCAGCCAAACTCTTGAGGTTTGCTGATACCACCATCACTAGTCTAATCTCTGGTGGGGATGAGTCAGCCTACAGCAGGGAGATAGAGAAACtaatacag GCTCTGGTGGGTCAGTGTCATCAGCCTCTGGAACATCTGGGTCTATGA
- the LOC143496604 gene encoding uncharacterized protein LOC143496604 isoform X2, translating to MAESGEPAIYKWTDEDTRDLILWRVANAALFTGKRNAAVRGFEAFFLEKKLPKAISPLYVKKKWENLKQKYKALVGQCHQPLEHLGL from the exons ATGGCGGAAAGCGGCGAGCCAGCAATTTACAAGT GGACCGATGAAGACACCAGGGACCTTATCCTGTGGAGGGTGGCCAATGCGGCCCTCTTCACCGGTAAAAGGAATGCAGCTGTACGAGGTTTTGA AGCCTTCTTCTTGGAGAAAAAATTGCCAAAGGCAATCTCtccactttatgtaaaaaaaaagtgggaGAACCTTAAGCAAAAATATAAG GCTCTGGTGGGTCAGTGTCATCAGCCTCTGGAACATCTGGGTCTATGA
- the LOC143496594 gene encoding uncharacterized protein LOC143496594: protein MVSEVARDAAGETLCNCPCSCGPLSRRPIVFGESSVVRPVAIVTPRIRLTLQVPNTPVEEEPSDEGNISDINIDPEQEGYGAPDNIEEYDAGYTPPASDSEDGYTDEETESPYVILLGSVEEYPTELFIQFMQAKDAVVFALEDLGFSERNGPSEALSGELHRSLFVTIRLVQEFWRIIDHIHTR, encoded by the exons ATGGTGTCAGAAGTTGCTCGCGATGCAGCGGGTGAAA CTCTATGCAATTGCCCGTGTTCCTGCGGACCGCTTTCAAGACGTC CTATAGTGTTTGGAGAATCTAGCGTGGTGAGGCCGGTGGCAATAGTGACGCCCAGAATTCGTTTAACCCTGCAAGTACCTA ATACGCCTGTTGAAGAAGAACCATCTGACGAGGGTAATATTTCGGATATTAATATCGATCCCGAGCAGGAGGGTTACGGGGCTCCGGATAATATCGAGGAATACGACGCAGGGTACACGCCTCCCG cATCGGACTCCGAAGACGGATATACTGACGAAGAAACCGAGTCACCCTACGTGATTCTTTtggggagtgtagaggagtACCCTACCGAACTTTTTATTCAATTCATGCAAGCCAAGGACGCTGTGGTTTTCGCTTTGGAGGACCTGGGTTTTAGTGAACGGAACGGACCATCTGAAGCGTTATCGGGGGAGCTACACCGCAGTTTGTTCGTAACTATACGTCTTGTTCAGGAGTTTTGGCGCATCATTGATCACATTCACACGCGGTAG